The genomic segment CCTCGCGGGCGATCTGTCGCATGCGCTCGCGGGCGTCGTCGTCGAGGTCCTCGCCCTCGACGATGCGCCGTCCGAGTTCGTCGTCGCCGCCCAGCGACGTGCGGGCGGCCTCGCGCAGGGCCTCCTCGGCCTCGGCGATCCGTTCGAGATCCACCTTCTCGAGCATCCCCTCGGTCAGGGCGAACAACGTGAGGATCTGCTCGACCACCGGGATGGGGGCCGCGGGGTCCTGCCGCAGGACCCGGCGTACGCGGCGGCCGTGGGCCAGGGTGCGCCGCTTCTCGGCGTCGAGGCGCGTGCCGTAGCGGCTGAAGCGCTCGAGTTCCTCGAACTGCGAGTAGGCGAGCTTCAGGTCGCCCGTGACGTCGCGGAAGGCCGGGACCTGTGCCTTCCCGCCCACGCGCGACACCGAGCGGTTCACGTCGATCGCCGGGAGCTGGCCCTGCCCGAAGAGGTCGGGCGACACGTAGATCTGACCGTCGGTGATCGAGATCAGGTTCGTGGGGATGTAGGCCGAGATGTTCTGGGCCTGGGTCTCGATCACCGGCAGGGCCGTGAGCGAGCCGCCGCCGATCTCGTCGATGCGATTCGAGGCCCGTTCGAGCAGGCGCGAGTGGAGGTAGAAGATGTCGCCGGGATAGGCCTCTCGCCCGGGAGGTCGGCGCAGCAGCAGCGACAGTTCGCGATAGGCGCGGGCGTGGTGGGTCAGGTCGTCGTAGACGACGAGCACGTCGTGTCCACGTTCGGTGAAGTGCTCGGCGATGCTGGTGGCCGTGAAGGGGGCGAGGAAGCGCAGCCCGGGAGGGTCGTCGCCGTGGGCGACGACGACCACGCAGCGGTCCAGGGCATCGTGCTCTTCGAGCTGGTCGACCACGGCCGCCACCGACGCGCTGCGCTGACCGACGGCGCAGTACACGCAGATCACGTCGTCACCGTCCTGGTTGAGCATGGTGTCGACGGCGATCTGGGTCTTGCCGGTCTGCCGATCGCCCAGGAT from the Candidatus Krumholzibacteriia bacterium genome contains:
- a CDS encoding F0F1 ATP synthase subunit alpha — encoded protein: MNPSTLLDTLPDVRRTLEEALDELHDRPTIDVHETGWVTDVGRGVVHVEGLPGVTSEELVEIGPSALGIALDLDTHRIGVVLLDQASRIGAGTEVRRTGRTMDTPVGDALLGRVVDPAGRPRDGGEAIRTSDRLPAERPAPAILDRKPVQRPLQTGIKAVDAVIPIGRGQRELILGDRQTGKTQIAVDTMLNQDGDDVICVYCAVGQRSASVAAVVDQLEEHDALDRCVVVVAHGDDPPGLRFLAPFTATSIAEHFTERGHDVLVVYDDLTHHARAYRELSLLLRRPPGREAYPGDIFYLHSRLLERASNRIDEIGGGSLTALPVIETQAQNISAYIPTNLISITDGQIYVSPDLFGQGQLPAIDVNRSVSRVGGKAQVPAFRDVTGDLKLAYSQFEELERFSRYGTRLDAEKRRTLAHGRRVRRVLRQDPAAPIPVVEQILTLFALTEGMLEKVDLERIAEAEEALREAARTSLGGDDELGRRIVEGEDLDDDARERMRQIAREALAEFDEESDADPGTDS